A genomic stretch from Plasmodium brasilianum strain Bolivian I chromosome 9, whole genome shotgun sequence includes:
- a CDS encoding ribosomal protein S9 codes for MCVFQISKELLKGYNRKVRINNFSRYVNTSCSKEGINKKEKNEYILSLDEALYLSKEMGIKTTTEIQKIIMRSPPFSADTSPFVIENFLSIVNKQKDSLEINRIDEKIRELKMEDEEEKEKKKEAFLNSTETSECANKLSESIINKILTENFNKKRGKTFIHNNMEWLEESEGIGTNKRSCAYVYIKRGTGVIKINNQEDLYIRWPYFYNRMDVVEPFYLTKTACVYDVFIKLKGGGISGQSKAARLAIGRALVNACPYIYDELKEHDILYEDMRQKFPKMPGRKKSRAMKQWSKR; via the coding sequence ATGTGTGTATTCCAAATATCGAAAGAGTTGCTGAAAGGGTACAACAGGAAGGTAAGGATAAATAACTTCAGCAGATACGTAAATACATCTTGTTCAAAAGaaggaataaataaaaaagagaaaaatgaatatatattatcattagaTGAAGCGTTGTATTTGTCTAAAGAAATGGGGATTAAGACCACAAcagaaatacaaaaaataatcatgAGATCACCCCCTTTTTCTGCAGACACTAGCCCATTTGTTATTgagaattttttaagtatagtAAACAAGCAAAAAGATTCATTGGAAATAAATCGAATTGATGAAAAGATTAGAGAGCTAAAAATGGAAGACGAagaagagaaagaaaaaaaaaaggaagcttttttaaatagtacTGAAACAAGTGAATGCGCAAATAAATTAAGTGAGAGTATTATTAACAAGATTCTCactgaaaattttaataaaaaaaggggaaaaacatttattcataataacATGGAATGGTTAGAAGAATCAGAAGGTATAGGCACGAATAAAAGATCTTgtgcatatgtttatataaaaagggGTACAGGTgttatcaaaataaataaccaAGAAGATTTATATATCCGCTGGccttatttttacaatagaATGGATGTGGTAGAACCcttttatttaacaaaaacagcatgtgtatatgatgtatttataaaattaaaaggagGAGGCATAAGCGGACAATCAAAAGCTGCTAGATTAGCAATAGGAAGGGCTTTAGTGAACGCGTGcccatatatttatgatgaACTAAAAGAACATGATATTTTGTACGAAGACATGAGACAGAAGTTTCCGAAAATGCCTGGAAGGAAAAAATCAAGGGCTATGAAGCAGTGGTCAAAAAGGTAA
- a CDS encoding subtilisin-like protease 2: MLNSFYVLTLILANFIFYKNCHNQKYLKVLGVYNIKLIKRRSRILINGTIDKTEYLDEIKESYKPLFDVYEISANFEKLKISKEKEKKKKKKKKKREDIKEEKKEQNKESNEQIHFLEFSLKNPHEQRDILKGRNQNDPHKLGKRNKHSATSSAINIGMRNNDNHMDVISKSNEFDSLIKDRNIGYVDNLDKKDMHVEDIGSNEEEISKPSRTVRAEGQNEVDVNEMKGKSAEGQAGEVIKQEEQGKEHNLHAREKEANERQNEKEKKQNKVDIHNDRGDNQNGEHSNLHDEDQEEEENESSDDVDQKDKNYELNEDGKDMNDEIISREFNNYTIVTNSNDLLSDISVDASEISKLSIGNLSIPYNEKNRTTYTHQRHIVLTNKGNKKYKVVLITKNPKFVEAEEDENEDDAEREENPKPVAIKTEEVAGKGEVARKVEAPEKGEGAENRGATGKGGTNEKVEGAENREEAEKRGAVGIPSAIQETNFIQKKKGGKDEQDESIKHRNLYDGMGTLDFSKAYKNKIRSEKRKEVRGDSSGGSDNSSTSSSSYSASTNSSSSGRGGAGMLKRLLNFLSFSSDEHKVKSDSDQTKDKESAKKNDNSKEMNPDDVNSILSVDKVVDQYLLNLKNGDSSNQELIFVLRGDLDLHSPFMKNVIKNANNKFETYIKKNFEEVDKISYDVSSPINFLCFFVPNVFDMNNYHILKEALTILYKELEEYTENWSFSNMYVTFDTNNDHLYNKDDGMNYTNAGPIKDGEHADTNRKGQAGFGQEEKEKKKEEGKKKYIKKKKNLYNIKYSFLRKFWSMDPFISFARKMNKRNFRVQKEILNFLPKELREYSTWNLSIIRVFNAWFLAGYGNKNVKVCVIDSGVDKNHIDLMKNIYIPEYTDKYEMTEGFYDFMVKNPTDSSGHGTHVTGIIGGEVNDLGMVGVAPNITLISLRFIDGAKYGSSFHAIKAINVCILNKAPIINASWGSSKYDPNIYLAVQRLKYTFNGKGTALVSAAGNENKNNDEHPLYPANFKLPHVYSFTIIMKAHFFCVVADDAVVVSFRIMLFKYSISIGVLSHDRIPYFKAFYDMFIIFVASISKNFEISPFSNYGVKSVHILAPGHHIYSTTPNNSYKINTGTSMAAPHVCGVSALIYSVCYNQGFIPSAEEVLDIITRTSIKVVSRRRKTINDSLVNAEAAVLTTLLGGLWMQMDCHFVKFNLDKGQKKHIPIVFSAYKNGVYETDIVIAVMPTEENSNVYGEILIPIKIVTNTKLANFKESPRYGKKMDIDSNEASNDEVLSYICENALYNLYETDNYFLITSLALFFVAFLLIVAGTIYMTKKIYHDEYCNDDNEHNFENYNVAEKRHILHGPKCEDLEKEKKEHIEKLNNRVRFSIIKGKDRNSILMNDVPKKLKFENCDLVNRSELRRGDTKISGDKNVNETLNKLDDMFME, from the exons ATGTTGAACTCATTTTATGTTCTAACTTTAATATTAGcgaattttatattttacaaaaattgcCACAaccaaaaatatttaaaagtgTTAGgggtatataatattaagttAATCAAGAGAAGAAGTAGAATTTTGATAAATGGCACAATAGATAAGACAGAATACTTAGATGAAATAAAAGAGAGTTATAAACCCCTATTTGATGTTTATGAGATTTCAGctaattttgaaaaactaaaaatttcaaaagagaaggaaaagaaaaaaaaaaaaaagaaaaaaaaaagagaagatattaaagaagagaaaaaggaacaaaataaagaatcAAACGAACAGATACATTTTCTTGagttttctttaaaaaatccCCATGAACAGCgtgatattttaaaaggaagGAATCAGAACGATCCTCATAAATTAGGAAAACGAAATAAACATAGTGCTACATCTTCCGCGATAAATATTGGAATGagaaataatgataatcATATGGATGTTATAAGTAAATCAAATGAATTTGATAGCTTAATTAAGGATAGAAATATAGGTTATGTTGACAACTTAGATAAAAAGGATATGCACGTAGAAGATATTGGCTcaaatgaagaagaaatatCAAAGCCATCTCGTACAGTAAGAGCAGAAGGACAAAATGAAGTGGAtgtaaatgaaatgaaaGGGAAGTCAGCTGAAGGACAAGCTGGTGAAGTAATAAAACAGGAAGAACAAGGGAAAGAACACAACTTACATGCCAGAGAAAAGGAGGCAAATGAAAGACAAAAtgagaaagagaaaaagcaaaataaagttGATATACATAATGATAGAGGTGATAATCAAAATGGTGAGCATAGCAATCTCCATGATGAAGAtcaagaagaagaagaaaatgaaagCTCAGACGATGTTGatcaaaaagataaaaattatgaattaaaTGAAGATGGAAAAGATATGAATGATGAAATAATATCACGGgaatttaataattacacAATTGTAACAAATTCAAACGATTTGTTAAGTGACATTTCAGTGGATGCATCAGAAATTTCAAAACTTAGCATCGGAAACTTAAGTATAccatataatgaaaaaaatagaactaCTTATACTCACCAAAGACATATAGTACTTACCaataaaggaaataaaaaatataaggtagttttaataacaaaaaatccTAAATTCGTTGAAGCTGAAGAGGATGAAAACGAAGATGACGCTGAAAGAGAGGAAAATCCTAAACCAGTAGCAATTAAAACGGAAGAAGTAGCTGGAAAAGGAGAAGTGGCCAGAAAGGTAGAAGCTCCTGAGAAAGGAGAAGGAGCTGAGAATAGGGGAGCAACTGGGAAAGGGGGAACAAATGAGAAAGTGGAAGGAGCTGAGAATAGGGAAGAAGCTGAGAAACGGGGAGCAGTTGGAATTCCAAGTGCAATTCAagaaacaaattttattcaaaagaaaaaggggGGAAAAGATGAACAGGATGAAAGTATTAAACATAGGAATTTATATGATGGAATGGGAACCCTTGATTTTAGCAAGGCTtacaagaataaaataaggaGTGAAAAGAGGAAAGAAGTAAGAGGCGATAGTAGCGGTGGTAGTGATAATAGTAGTACTAGCAGTAGCAGCTACAGTGCTAGTACtaacagtagtagtagtggtAGAGGTGGAGCAGGGATGTTAAAACGTTTGCTCAACTTCTTATCATTTTCAAGTGATGAACATAAAGTAAAGAGCGATTCAGACCAAACCAAGGATAAAGAgagtgcaaaaaaaaatgacaataGTAAGGAAATGAATCCGGATGATGTAAACAGTATTTTAAGTGTAGACAAAGTGGTAGATCAATACCTCCTTAATCTGAAAAATGGTGATTCTTCAAATCAAGAACTAATATTTGTGCTGAGAGGAGATCTAGATTTACACTCCCCTTTCatgaaaaatgttataaaaaatgcgaataataaatttgagacatacataaaaaagaattttgaGGAAGTAGATAAAATATCTTATGATGTCTCTTCCccaataaattttttatgtttttttgtGCCAAATGTTTTTGATATGAATAATTACCATATACTAAAAGAGGCTTTAACAATATTATACAAAGAATTAGAAGAATATACAGAAAATTGGAGCTTCtcaaatatgtatgtaacaTTTGACACAAACAATGATCATCTTTATAATAAGGACGATGGTATGAATTACACAAATGCTGGTCCTATAAAGGATGGAGAACATGCTGATACAAATAGAAAAGGGCAAGCTGGATTTGgacaagaagaaaaagaaaaaaagaaagaggaagggaagaaaaaatatattaaaaaaaagaaaaacttatataatataaaatattcgtTCTTACGCAAGTTCTGGAGCATGGATCCCTTCATATCATTTGCCcgaaaaatgaataaaagaaatttccGTGtccaaaaagaaatattaaatttccTTCCAAAAGAATTAAGAGAATATTCTACATGGAATCTGTCTATTATACGAGTTTTTAATGCGTGGTTTTTAGCAGgatatggaaataaaaatgtaaaggtATGTGTTATAGATTCAGGAGTAGATAAAAATCATATtgatttaatgaaaaatatatatattccagAATATACAGATAAATACGAAATGACAGAAGGCTTTTACGATTTTATGGTAAAGAATCCAACAGATTCATCAGGTCATGGGACACACGTTACAGGAATTATTGGAGGAGAAGTAAATGATTTAGGTATGGTTGGTGTAGCTCCTAATATTACACTAATATCTTTACGATTTATTGATGGAGCAAAATATGGAAGTAGCTTTCATGCTATTAAAGCTATAAATGtttgtatattaaataaagcaCCAATTATTAATGCCAGCTGGGGTTCTAGTAAATATGATCCTAACATATATTTAGCTGTTCAGAGATTAAAATATACCTTTAATGGAAAAGGGACTGCTTTGGTATCAGCTGCAGGaaacgaaaataaaaataatgatgaacATCCTTTGTATCCCGCAAATTTTAAGCTTCCCCATGTGTACAG TTTCACTATTATAATGAAAGCGCACTTTTTTTGTGTTGTTGCTGATGATGCTGTTGTTGTATCTTTTCGTATCATGCTTTTCAAGTACTCTATATCTATTGGTGTTTTATCTCATGATAGGATACCTTACTTTAAGGCATTTTACGacatgtttattatatt CGTTGCGTCCATCAGCAAGAATTTCGAAATTTCTCCCTTTTCTAACTACGGGGTAAAGAGTGTTCACATACTTGCTCCAGGGCACCACATATATTCAACTACACCTAACAACTCATACAAAATAAACACAGGAACATCCATGGCAGCTCCTCATGTATGTGGAGTTAGTGCATTAATATACTCAGTTTGTTACAACCAAGGATTTATTCCTTCAGCTGAGGAGGTGTTAGACATTATAACTAGGACATCTATCAAAGTTGTATCTCGAAGAAGGAAAACAATTAATGACAGTTTAGTAAATGCAGAAGCGGCTGTATTAACGACATTATTAGGAGGGTTATGGATGCAGATGGATTGccattttgttaaatttaatttagaTAAAGGgcaaaaaaaacatataccTATTGTATTTTCAGCATATAAAAACGGAGTATATGAAACTGATATTGTTATAGCAGTTATGCCTACTGAAGAAAATTCTAATGTTTATGGTGAAATTTTAATAcctataaaaatagtaactaatacaaaattagcaaattttaaagaatcACCAAGATATGGAAAGAAAATGGATATTGATAGCAATGAAGCTAGTAATGATGAAGTGCTGTCTTATATATGTGAAAACgctttatataatttatacgaaacagataattattttcttattacatCGTTAGCTTTGTTTTTTGTAGCATTTTTGTTAATTGTTGCAGGGACAATTTATATgacgaaaaaaatatatcatgaTGAATACTGTAATGACGATAATGAACATAactttgaaaattataacgTGGCGGAGAAAAGACATATCTTACATGGTCCAAAATGTGAAGAtcttgaaaaagaaaagaaagaacatatagaaaaattaaataaccGTGTAAGATTTAGTATTATTAAAGGAAAAGATAGAAATTCTATTTTAATGAATGATGTACCAAAAAAACTGAAATTCGAAAACTGCGACTTAGTAAATAGATCGGAGTTAAGGCGTGGGGATACCAAAATTTCGGGAGATAAAAACGTTAACGAGACGCTAAACAAATTAGATGATATGTTCATGGAATAA
- a CDS encoding apical exonemal protein, with the protein MEKLYNCEILDKNNILCDSGENEIYNLKLAESDSKGCIDSTIHNILNYTELYKNFKKKNNVKSYNKLPVHAYKFPKNTKNANFDELKREFIYNQLNKEAEKDNGKNEMNNENLNYYEGNLKILIPKDEKRQRGIIKKEKKSLREKIYDGDVMFYEDYIEQLAAKDYEYFFRKPYEIKRKDEGGKYYFYGKKMPMELNEDIYRKFYNLDDEYFIKKLDIKEKLHKNVKKDVEKEKKEEKEKILEKEYQKLSYEDRNFIQKIKEENHMQMYATYKFYKKNKNIFEKNLPEIKKKELLFGHIPDIILPANTRKTKHPKNCTVPVSSLHTYAKFIDDLFKCPYIYTAIDEQLGKYWKTNENEVIQNIKSEHIKKGYKKDIYSATKEQLQVTSEKLKNLLKNEESANNKNMNFTVKFKIQKKENKNKTVCNGRYVI; encoded by the coding sequence ATGGAGAAACTATACAACTGCGAAATTTtagacaaaaataatatactttgTGATAGTGGAGAAAACGAGATATACAATTTAAAGCTAGCCGAATCTGATTCAAAAGGTTGCATCGATTCTACAATTcacaatattttaaattacacGGAATtgtacaaaaattttaaaaaaaagaataatgttAAATCATACAATAAGTTAcctgtacatgcatataaatttcccaaaaatacaaaaaatgcaaattttGACGAATTAAAAAGAGAGTTCATATATAACCAACTAAATAAAGAGGCCGAAAAGGATAAcggtaaaaatgaaatgaataatgagaatttaaattattatgagggtaatcttaaaattttaattcctAAAGATGAAAAACGCCAAAGGGGtatcattaaaaaagaaaaaaaaagtttaagaGAAAAGATTTATGATGGAGATGTAATGTTTTACGAAGATTACATAGAGCAATTAGCAGCAAAagattatgaatatttttttagaaagccttatgaaataaaaagaaaagatgaAGGAGGGAAGTATTACTTTTATGGGAAAAAAATGCCCATGGAATTAAATGAAGATATATacagaaaattttataatttagaTGATGAATactttatcaaaaaattagACATAAAAGAGAAGCtccataaaaatgtaaaaaaagatgttgaaaaagaaaaaaaggaggaaaaagaaaaaatattagaaaagGAGTATCAAAAATTAAGTTATGAAGATCgaaattttatacaaaaaatcaAAGAAGAAAATCATATGCAGATGTACGCTACgtacaaattttataaaaaaaataaaaatatattcgaaaaaaatttaccagaaataaaaaaaaaagaattattgtTTGGTCATATTCCTGATATTATACTCCCTGCTAATACTAGAAAAACGAAGCACCCAAAAAATTGTACTGTTCCTGTAAGTAGTTTACATACGTATGCAAAATTTATTGATGATTTATTTAAGTGCCCCTACATATATACCGCCATTGATGAACAATTAGGAAAGTACTGGAAAACTAATGAAAATGAAGTTATACAAAACATAAAATCagaacatattaaaaaaggctataaaaaagatatatattctGCAACAAAAGAGCAGTTACAGGTTACCAGTGAAAAACTGAAAAATCTGcttaaaaatgaagagagtgcaaataataaaaacatgaaTTTCActgtaaaatttaaaatacaaaaaaaagaaaataaaaataaaactgtCTGCAATGGTAGATATGTCATATAG